The Flavobacteriales bacterium nucleotide sequence ACTTCATAAAAGCCAGAAAATCGATGAAGCAATAATAGTGTATGAAAAAATTCTTAAGCGGGATTTGGACAATGAATTTGCCAAAAACAATTTAGCACAATTGGAGAAAGCCAAATTGCACGAACGTGCCTATAAATACCACATTAACCTTGAGTATGAGAAAGCACGCGAAATCTATAATGAAATTTTGAAACTTGACTCTACGGACACTTGGGCGAAAGAGAATTTGGAGAGGCTACCCAACGAACAAATAACCCCGAACTGAGATTCACCATTAGATCCCAACAAACCTTCAAAAATCCTACATTTGCACCAAAATCAGATTATGGCGGATTTGCACGAAAAATATGAGGCGGTTATTGGTTTAGATAGCACATCCGTTGTTTCTTTTAATAGATGATAATGGTTATTTTTGACGGAGTTGTTTTAGAATTGGAGATTGTTTGACCAAGACCAGTAAAATATTGCAAAAAATATTAACAGGATTGTCGGATGCCAATATCCCATTTTCCGACCTTATTAATTTACTAATTAAACTAGGCTTTACTGTTCGTATCAATGGAAGTCACTATATCTTTTCGAAAAATGAAGTCAAAGAAATTATAAATCTTCAACAAAAAAATGGCTTTGCCAAACCATATCAGATAAAGCAGGTTAGAGAGTTAATAATTAAATACGGATTAAATAAAAATGCTGATGAACAACGTTAAATACGAACTCATTATATATTGGAGCGAACAAGATGAGGCATTTATTGTGGAAGTTCCTGAATTGTCGGGCTGTATGGCCGACGGTGCATCATACGAGGAAGCAATATCAAACGCTCGACTTACAATAACCGAGTGGATTGAAACGGCAAAAAGCATGGGTAGAAAAATACCTGAACCAAAGGGCAAACTAATGTTTGCGTAGTAGAAAAATATTTTGGCATATCCTACAAAATTGAAACAAATGAAAAAAAGTAAAAAAAGACCTTTAATTATCTATTCCCGCAT carries:
- a CDS encoding type II toxin-antitoxin system HicB family antitoxin, translating into MNNVKYELIIYWSEQDEAFIVEVPELSGCMADGASYEEAISNARLTITEWIETAKSMGRKIPEPKGKLMFA
- a CDS encoding type II toxin-antitoxin system HicA family toxin; its protein translation is MTKTSKILQKILTGLSDANIPFSDLINLLIKLGFTVRINGSHYIFSKNEVKEIINLQQKNGFAKPYQIKQVRELIIKYGLNKNADEQR